A single window of Drosophila suzukii chromosome 3, CBGP_Dsuzu_IsoJpt1.0, whole genome shotgun sequence DNA harbors:
- the Hcs gene encoding biotin--protein ligase isoform X3 has product MLTLYYVSATVLQSWRIQKACSKIAEHLAQPSSIAFYALQAGSDDGFDPALASSELCGNRNAAKVTDILWLHANQRGCCLRPLQTLHITPWISFPAAPSLLPFSYAADTLTPVTTPTEADTPPRQRVSLSTQGEQRMQLLLEAHVEPVQRPSSQDTTAVRLEDYAVQREGDPQPFELLANHLKRQSRTTVGLDKDGWKKHLEDLRAVGVLAHQATEFEYQRNRSEGRTKPDLIAHEHRQTPEPVAKAVAVVEPTNKASLSPARVADSSQKAESKGTPAKLSPAKSEAKTTPAKSEAKSTSAKNESKPVITKEDSKSTPSKGECKPSELEKLAAAQASQMQKTERMEVSPIKAAPSTKPSTLSNVNEPVKSSDKPTKPSKSFEVVKPLNSPPPAGIAPSRPVLQRNKNSLQESKPLNVLVYSDSASARESTLATLQQLLERNVYTIYPLMPQQAALKYWTEQTALLVVCGSVAPGIGQILVDYFLHGGKVLSLCSDILHFILPNYRTAEVREHELVQFSYDKWQRVKMMHHIFCYQPSPVKKHFSTDSEESTKSHSRKPALVCPRSMELKDLAGHSHSLDVQVLGTEETWNTPSLMLAKSLQSGGKAVFSQVHLEMNPSEFESDEIKYSILKQNERTRLEIFADLLGKYLDVQVQGGVDVDQSQPGVVYQHAYFLGRHETKFELLEKLRLRCSGPDNVIATPKLTIKFCGKDDKPPVANNNVLPILIHSCPDDFSTVEYFDHLKTEHIGRLVIYAPVVSSSMHVINNLELINGLAVLPVQQTSGVGRSNNQWLSPLGCAMFSLQLHLAMDSALGSRLPLLQHLVGAAIVNSLRGHEQYGVLDISLKWPNDIYANGNQKIGGLVVNTTLQGSQAIVNIGSGINLNNSKPTVCINDLIREHNIRAPNNKLPILKYELFIATIFNEIERLLGEVQNGDFDSFYALYYSLWLHSGQTVKICLQNEQEREAEIVGIDDYGFLKVKLPNGAVETVQPDGNSFDMLKGLIVPKFQ; this is encoded by the exons ATGTTGACCCTGTATTACGTGAGCGCCACCGTCCTGCAATCCTGGCGCATCCAGAAGGCCTGCTCCAAGATCGCCGAGCACCTGGCGCAGCCCTCGAGCATCGCCTTCTACGCCCTTCAAGCGGGCAGTGACGATGGATTCG ATCCCGCCCTGGCCAGCTCCGAGCTGTGCGGCAACCGCAATGCGGCCAAGGTCACGGACATCCTGTGGCTGCACGCCAATCAGCGGGGCTGCTGCCTCCGTCCGCTGCAGACGCTCCACATCACGCCCTGGATCAGCTTCCCGGCGGCGCCCAGTCTGCTGCCCTTCTCCTACGCCGCCGACACTCTGACGCCGGTGACCACGCCCACGGAGGCGGACACTCCGCCCAGGCAGAGGGTTTCGCTGTCCACGCAGGGCGAGCAACGGATGCAGCTGCTCCTGGAGGCCCACGTGGAGCCAGTGCAGCGGCCCAGCTCCCAGGACACGACGGCTGTGCGG CTCGAAGATTACG CGGTTCAGCGAGAAGGTGATCCGCAGCCCTTTGAGTTGTTGGCCAATCACCTAAAGCGCCAGTCCCGCACCACCGTCGGTCTGGATAAGGATGGTTGGAAGAAGCACCTGGAGGATCTTCGAGCCGTCGGCGTGCTGGCCCACCAAGCCACCGAGTTCGAGTACCAAAGAAACCGCTCCGAGGGAAGGACGAAACCAGACCTCATCGCCCATGAGCATCGCCAGACCCCGGAGCCCGTGGCCAAGGCTGTGGCTGTGGTGGAGCCAACCAACAAGGCATCTCTGTCTCCGGCCAGGGTAGCGGATAGTTCCCAGAAAGCTGAGTCCAAGGGAACGCCGGCCAAACTTTCTCCTGCTAAAAGTGAAGCAAAAACCACTCCTGCTAAAAGCGAAGCTAAATCCACTTCTGCTAAGAACGAAAGCAAACCAGTCATAACCAAAGAGGACTCCAAGTCAACGCCAAGTAAAGGCGAATGTAAACCAAGTGAATTGGAAAAACTAGCCGCCGCCCAGGCGTCCCAGATGCAGAAGACAGAGAGGATGGAGGTCTCGCCCATTAAGGCTGCTCCATCGACCAAGCCATCAACCCTCAGTAATGTCAATGAGCCTGTGAAGTCATCAGATAAACCAACGAAGCCCAGCAAATCCTTTGAGGTGGTGAAGCCTTTGAATTCTCCTCCGCCGGCTGGCATTGCTCCTTCACGACCTGTGCTGCAACGGAATAAGAATAGTCTGCAGGAGAGCAAGCCCCTGAATGTTTTAGTCTACTCGGACAGTGCCAGCGCCCGCGAGTCCACCCTGGCCACTCTTCAGCAGCTGCTGGAGCGGAATGTGTACACCATCTACCCGCTGATGCCGCAGCAAGCGGCCCTTAAATACTGGACAGAGCAGACTGCTCTGCTTGTTGTGTGCGGATCGGTGGCGCCGGGAATTGGACAGATCTTGGTAGACTACTTCCTGCACGGCGGGAAGGTGCTGAGTCTGTGTTCGGATATACTGCACTTCATACTGCCCAACTATCGTACAGCGGAG GTTCGAGAGCACGAATTGGTTCAATTCTCCTATGACAAGTGGCAGCGGGTCAAGATGATGCACCACATCTTCTGCTACCAGCCGTCGCCGGTGAAGAAGCACTTCTCCACGGACAGCGAGGAGTCGACTAAGTCACATTCCCGCAAACC AGCTCTAGTATGTCCAAGGTCCATGGAACTGAAGGATCTGGCCGGGCACAGCCACAGTTTGGATGTACAGGTGCTGGGCACCGAGGAAACCTGGAACACGCCTAGCTTGATGTTGGCCAAAAGCCTGCAGAGCGGGGGAAAGGCCGTCTTCTCGCAG GTTCATCTGGAAATGAATCCCAGCGAGTTCGAATCGGATGAGATTAAGTACTCCATTCTGAAGCAGAACGAACGCACTCGGCTCGAGATATTTGCGGATCTCTTGGGGAAGTACCTGGATGTGCAGGTTCAGGGTGGAGTGGATGTCGATCAGTCGCAGCCTGGAGTGGTCTATCAGCATGCCTATTTCCTCGGCCGCCATGAG ACCAAGTTTGAGCTTTTGGAGAAGTTGCGTTTGCGATGCAGTGGACCCGATAACGTCATAGCAACGCCAAAGCTGACGATCAAATTCTGTGGAAAGGACGACAAGCCACCAGTGGCCAATAACAATGTCCTGCCCATACTGATACATTCCTGTCCGGACGACTTCTCCACCGTAGAGTACTTTGAT CATCTTAAAACGGAGCATATTGGACGACTGGTCATCTATGCACCGGTTGTGAGCAGTTCTATGCATGTCATCAACAACCTGGAACTCATCAACGGCCTGGCTGTGCTGCCCGTGCAACAGACTTCTGGAGTGGGTCGCAGTAATAATCAG TGGCTTAGTCCCCTGGGCTGTGCCATGTTTTCGTTGCAACTCCATCTGGCCATGGACTCAGCGTTGGGCTCTCGGTTGCCTCTTCTGCAGCACCTGGTTGGAGCGGCCATCGTCAATTCTCTACGGGGTCACGAACAGTATGGG GTTTTAGATATTTCTTTAAAGTGGCCAAATGATATATATGCAAATGGGAACCAGAAAATTGGCGGCCTCGTCGTTAACACTACCCTGCAGGGTTCTCAGGCCATCGTCAATATCGGCAGtggaattaatttaaataattcaaAACCAACTGTTTGCATTAACGATTTGATAAGGGAACATAATATCCGTGCTCCCAACAACAAGCTACCTATTCTTAAGTATGAGCTGTTTATTGCCACGATATTTAATGAAATCGAAAGACTTTTGGGCGAGGTACAAAATGGAGACTTTGATAGTTTTTATGCCTTATACTACTCGCTCTGGTTACACAG CGGTCAGACCGTCAAGATTTGCCTCCAAAATGAACAAGAACGGGAAGCCGAAATTGTGGGAATCGATGATTATGGATTTTTGAAGGTGAAACTACCAAATGGAGCCGTAGAAACAGTGCAACCCGATGGAAATAGCTTTGATATGCTAAAGGGATTGATTGTACCCAAGTTCCAGTAG
- the Hcs gene encoding biotin--protein ligase isoform X1 — MLTLYYVSATVLQSWRIQKACSKIAEHLAQPSSIAFYALQAGSDDGFDPALASSELCGNRNAAKVTDILWLHANQRGCCLRPLQTLHITPWISFPAAPSLLPFSYAADTLTPVTTPTEADTPPRQRVSLSTQGEQRMQLLLEAHVEPVQRPSSQDTTAVRLEDYGKLIAWKIDSHLAVLIETDVEHFTQLLITTFLRNNLCINDQLPLLRIESVQREGDPQPFELLANHLKRQSRTTVGLDKDGWKKHLEDLRAVGVLAHQATEFEYQRNRSEGRTKPDLIAHEHRQTPEPVAKAVAVVEPTNKASLSPARVADSSQKAESKGTPAKLSPAKSEAKTTPAKSEAKSTSAKNESKPVITKEDSKSTPSKGECKPSELEKLAAAQASQMQKTERMEVSPIKAAPSTKPSTLSNVNEPVKSSDKPTKPSKSFEVVKPLNSPPPAGIAPSRPVLQRNKNSLQESKPLNVLVYSDSASARESTLATLQQLLERNVYTIYPLMPQQAALKYWTEQTALLVVCGSVAPGIGQILVDYFLHGGKVLSLCSDILHFILPNYRTAEVREHELVQFSYDKWQRVKMMHHIFCYQPSPVKKHFSTDSEESTKSHSRKPALVCPRSMELKDLAGHSHSLDVQVLGTEETWNTPSLMLAKSLQSGGKAVFSQVHLEMNPSEFESDEIKYSILKQNERTRLEIFADLLGKYLDVQVQGGVDVDQSQPGVVYQHAYFLGRHETKFELLEKLRLRCSGPDNVIATPKLTIKFCGKDDKPPVANNNVLPILIHSCPDDFSTVEYFDHLKTEHIGRLVIYAPVVSSSMHVINNLELINGLAVLPVQQTSGVGRSNNQWLSPLGCAMFSLQLHLAMDSALGSRLPLLQHLVGAAIVNSLRGHEQYGVLDISLKWPNDIYANGNQKIGGLVVNTTLQGSQAIVNIGSGINLNNSKPTVCINDLIREHNIRAPNNKLPILKYELFIATIFNEIERLLGEVQNGDFDSFYALYYSLWLHSGQTVKICLQNEQEREAEIVGIDDYGFLKVKLPNGAVETVQPDGNSFDMLKGLIVPKFQ; from the exons ATGTTGACCCTGTATTACGTGAGCGCCACCGTCCTGCAATCCTGGCGCATCCAGAAGGCCTGCTCCAAGATCGCCGAGCACCTGGCGCAGCCCTCGAGCATCGCCTTCTACGCCCTTCAAGCGGGCAGTGACGATGGATTCG ATCCCGCCCTGGCCAGCTCCGAGCTGTGCGGCAACCGCAATGCGGCCAAGGTCACGGACATCCTGTGGCTGCACGCCAATCAGCGGGGCTGCTGCCTCCGTCCGCTGCAGACGCTCCACATCACGCCCTGGATCAGCTTCCCGGCGGCGCCCAGTCTGCTGCCCTTCTCCTACGCCGCCGACACTCTGACGCCGGTGACCACGCCCACGGAGGCGGACACTCCGCCCAGGCAGAGGGTTTCGCTGTCCACGCAGGGCGAGCAACGGATGCAGCTGCTCCTGGAGGCCCACGTGGAGCCAGTGCAGCGGCCCAGCTCCCAGGACACGACGGCTGTGCGG CTCGAAGATTACGGTAAGCTAATTGCATGGAAAATAGACTCCCACCTGGCGGTGCTCATCGAGACAGATGTCGAGCACTTCACCCAACTTTTGATAACGACTTTCTTGCGAAATAATTTATGCATTAACGATCAGCTGCCACTTTTGCGGATTGAGT CGGTTCAGCGAGAAGGTGATCCGCAGCCCTTTGAGTTGTTGGCCAATCACCTAAAGCGCCAGTCCCGCACCACCGTCGGTCTGGATAAGGATGGTTGGAAGAAGCACCTGGAGGATCTTCGAGCCGTCGGCGTGCTGGCCCACCAAGCCACCGAGTTCGAGTACCAAAGAAACCGCTCCGAGGGAAGGACGAAACCAGACCTCATCGCCCATGAGCATCGCCAGACCCCGGAGCCCGTGGCCAAGGCTGTGGCTGTGGTGGAGCCAACCAACAAGGCATCTCTGTCTCCGGCCAGGGTAGCGGATAGTTCCCAGAAAGCTGAGTCCAAGGGAACGCCGGCCAAACTTTCTCCTGCTAAAAGTGAAGCAAAAACCACTCCTGCTAAAAGCGAAGCTAAATCCACTTCTGCTAAGAACGAAAGCAAACCAGTCATAACCAAAGAGGACTCCAAGTCAACGCCAAGTAAAGGCGAATGTAAACCAAGTGAATTGGAAAAACTAGCCGCCGCCCAGGCGTCCCAGATGCAGAAGACAGAGAGGATGGAGGTCTCGCCCATTAAGGCTGCTCCATCGACCAAGCCATCAACCCTCAGTAATGTCAATGAGCCTGTGAAGTCATCAGATAAACCAACGAAGCCCAGCAAATCCTTTGAGGTGGTGAAGCCTTTGAATTCTCCTCCGCCGGCTGGCATTGCTCCTTCACGACCTGTGCTGCAACGGAATAAGAATAGTCTGCAGGAGAGCAAGCCCCTGAATGTTTTAGTCTACTCGGACAGTGCCAGCGCCCGCGAGTCCACCCTGGCCACTCTTCAGCAGCTGCTGGAGCGGAATGTGTACACCATCTACCCGCTGATGCCGCAGCAAGCGGCCCTTAAATACTGGACAGAGCAGACTGCTCTGCTTGTTGTGTGCGGATCGGTGGCGCCGGGAATTGGACAGATCTTGGTAGACTACTTCCTGCACGGCGGGAAGGTGCTGAGTCTGTGTTCGGATATACTGCACTTCATACTGCCCAACTATCGTACAGCGGAG GTTCGAGAGCACGAATTGGTTCAATTCTCCTATGACAAGTGGCAGCGGGTCAAGATGATGCACCACATCTTCTGCTACCAGCCGTCGCCGGTGAAGAAGCACTTCTCCACGGACAGCGAGGAGTCGACTAAGTCACATTCCCGCAAACC AGCTCTAGTATGTCCAAGGTCCATGGAACTGAAGGATCTGGCCGGGCACAGCCACAGTTTGGATGTACAGGTGCTGGGCACCGAGGAAACCTGGAACACGCCTAGCTTGATGTTGGCCAAAAGCCTGCAGAGCGGGGGAAAGGCCGTCTTCTCGCAG GTTCATCTGGAAATGAATCCCAGCGAGTTCGAATCGGATGAGATTAAGTACTCCATTCTGAAGCAGAACGAACGCACTCGGCTCGAGATATTTGCGGATCTCTTGGGGAAGTACCTGGATGTGCAGGTTCAGGGTGGAGTGGATGTCGATCAGTCGCAGCCTGGAGTGGTCTATCAGCATGCCTATTTCCTCGGCCGCCATGAG ACCAAGTTTGAGCTTTTGGAGAAGTTGCGTTTGCGATGCAGTGGACCCGATAACGTCATAGCAACGCCAAAGCTGACGATCAAATTCTGTGGAAAGGACGACAAGCCACCAGTGGCCAATAACAATGTCCTGCCCATACTGATACATTCCTGTCCGGACGACTTCTCCACCGTAGAGTACTTTGAT CATCTTAAAACGGAGCATATTGGACGACTGGTCATCTATGCACCGGTTGTGAGCAGTTCTATGCATGTCATCAACAACCTGGAACTCATCAACGGCCTGGCTGTGCTGCCCGTGCAACAGACTTCTGGAGTGGGTCGCAGTAATAATCAG TGGCTTAGTCCCCTGGGCTGTGCCATGTTTTCGTTGCAACTCCATCTGGCCATGGACTCAGCGTTGGGCTCTCGGTTGCCTCTTCTGCAGCACCTGGTTGGAGCGGCCATCGTCAATTCTCTACGGGGTCACGAACAGTATGGG GTTTTAGATATTTCTTTAAAGTGGCCAAATGATATATATGCAAATGGGAACCAGAAAATTGGCGGCCTCGTCGTTAACACTACCCTGCAGGGTTCTCAGGCCATCGTCAATATCGGCAGtggaattaatttaaataattcaaAACCAACTGTTTGCATTAACGATTTGATAAGGGAACATAATATCCGTGCTCCCAACAACAAGCTACCTATTCTTAAGTATGAGCTGTTTATTGCCACGATATTTAATGAAATCGAAAGACTTTTGGGCGAGGTACAAAATGGAGACTTTGATAGTTTTTATGCCTTATACTACTCGCTCTGGTTACACAG CGGTCAGACCGTCAAGATTTGCCTCCAAAATGAACAAGAACGGGAAGCCGAAATTGTGGGAATCGATGATTATGGATTTTTGAAGGTGAAACTACCAAATGGAGCCGTAGAAACAGTGCAACCCGATGGAAATAGCTTTGATATGCTAAAGGGATTGATTGTACCCAAGTTCCAGTAG
- the Hcs gene encoding biotin--protein ligase isoform X2: MLTLYYVSATVLQSWRIQKACSKIAEHLAQPSSIAFYALQAGSDDGFDPALASSELCGNRNAAKVTDILWLHANQRGCCLRPLQTLHITPWISFPAAPSLLPFSYAADTLTPVTTPTEADTPPRQRVSLSTQGEQRMQLLLEAHVEPVQRPSSQDTTAVRLEDYGKLIAWKIDSHLAVLIETDVEHFTQLLITTFLRNNLCINDQLPLLRIESVQREGDPQPFELLANHLKRQSRTTVGLDKDGWKKHLEDLRAVGVLAHQATEFEYQRNRSEGRTKPDLIAHEHRQTPEPVAKAVAVVEPTNKASLSPARVADSSQKAESKGTPAKLSPAKSEAKTTPAKSEAKSTSAKNESKPVITKEDSKSTPSKGECKPSELEKLAAAQASQMQKTERMEVSPIKAAPSTKPSTLSNVNEPVKSSDKPTKPSKSFEVVKPLNSPPPAGIAPSRPVLQRNKNSLQESKPLNVLVYSDSASARESTLATLQQLLERNVYTIYPLMPQQAALKYWTEQTALLVVCGSVAPGIGQILVDYFLHGGKVLSLCSDILHFILPNYRTAEVREHELVQFSYDKWQRVKMMHHIFCYQPSPVKKHFSTDSEESTKSHSRKPSMELKDLAGHSHSLDVQVLGTEETWNTPSLMLAKSLQSGGKAVFSQVHLEMNPSEFESDEIKYSILKQNERTRLEIFADLLGKYLDVQVQGGVDVDQSQPGVVYQHAYFLGRHETKFELLEKLRLRCSGPDNVIATPKLTIKFCGKDDKPPVANNNVLPILIHSCPDDFSTVEYFDHLKTEHIGRLVIYAPVVSSSMHVINNLELINGLAVLPVQQTSGVGRSNNQWLSPLGCAMFSLQLHLAMDSALGSRLPLLQHLVGAAIVNSLRGHEQYGVLDISLKWPNDIYANGNQKIGGLVVNTTLQGSQAIVNIGSGINLNNSKPTVCINDLIREHNIRAPNNKLPILKYELFIATIFNEIERLLGEVQNGDFDSFYALYYSLWLHSGQTVKICLQNEQEREAEIVGIDDYGFLKVKLPNGAVETVQPDGNSFDMLKGLIVPKFQ; this comes from the exons ATGTTGACCCTGTATTACGTGAGCGCCACCGTCCTGCAATCCTGGCGCATCCAGAAGGCCTGCTCCAAGATCGCCGAGCACCTGGCGCAGCCCTCGAGCATCGCCTTCTACGCCCTTCAAGCGGGCAGTGACGATGGATTCG ATCCCGCCCTGGCCAGCTCCGAGCTGTGCGGCAACCGCAATGCGGCCAAGGTCACGGACATCCTGTGGCTGCACGCCAATCAGCGGGGCTGCTGCCTCCGTCCGCTGCAGACGCTCCACATCACGCCCTGGATCAGCTTCCCGGCGGCGCCCAGTCTGCTGCCCTTCTCCTACGCCGCCGACACTCTGACGCCGGTGACCACGCCCACGGAGGCGGACACTCCGCCCAGGCAGAGGGTTTCGCTGTCCACGCAGGGCGAGCAACGGATGCAGCTGCTCCTGGAGGCCCACGTGGAGCCAGTGCAGCGGCCCAGCTCCCAGGACACGACGGCTGTGCGG CTCGAAGATTACGGTAAGCTAATTGCATGGAAAATAGACTCCCACCTGGCGGTGCTCATCGAGACAGATGTCGAGCACTTCACCCAACTTTTGATAACGACTTTCTTGCGAAATAATTTATGCATTAACGATCAGCTGCCACTTTTGCGGATTGAGT CGGTTCAGCGAGAAGGTGATCCGCAGCCCTTTGAGTTGTTGGCCAATCACCTAAAGCGCCAGTCCCGCACCACCGTCGGTCTGGATAAGGATGGTTGGAAGAAGCACCTGGAGGATCTTCGAGCCGTCGGCGTGCTGGCCCACCAAGCCACCGAGTTCGAGTACCAAAGAAACCGCTCCGAGGGAAGGACGAAACCAGACCTCATCGCCCATGAGCATCGCCAGACCCCGGAGCCCGTGGCCAAGGCTGTGGCTGTGGTGGAGCCAACCAACAAGGCATCTCTGTCTCCGGCCAGGGTAGCGGATAGTTCCCAGAAAGCTGAGTCCAAGGGAACGCCGGCCAAACTTTCTCCTGCTAAAAGTGAAGCAAAAACCACTCCTGCTAAAAGCGAAGCTAAATCCACTTCTGCTAAGAACGAAAGCAAACCAGTCATAACCAAAGAGGACTCCAAGTCAACGCCAAGTAAAGGCGAATGTAAACCAAGTGAATTGGAAAAACTAGCCGCCGCCCAGGCGTCCCAGATGCAGAAGACAGAGAGGATGGAGGTCTCGCCCATTAAGGCTGCTCCATCGACCAAGCCATCAACCCTCAGTAATGTCAATGAGCCTGTGAAGTCATCAGATAAACCAACGAAGCCCAGCAAATCCTTTGAGGTGGTGAAGCCTTTGAATTCTCCTCCGCCGGCTGGCATTGCTCCTTCACGACCTGTGCTGCAACGGAATAAGAATAGTCTGCAGGAGAGCAAGCCCCTGAATGTTTTAGTCTACTCGGACAGTGCCAGCGCCCGCGAGTCCACCCTGGCCACTCTTCAGCAGCTGCTGGAGCGGAATGTGTACACCATCTACCCGCTGATGCCGCAGCAAGCGGCCCTTAAATACTGGACAGAGCAGACTGCTCTGCTTGTTGTGTGCGGATCGGTGGCGCCGGGAATTGGACAGATCTTGGTAGACTACTTCCTGCACGGCGGGAAGGTGCTGAGTCTGTGTTCGGATATACTGCACTTCATACTGCCCAACTATCGTACAGCGGAG GTTCGAGAGCACGAATTGGTTCAATTCTCCTATGACAAGTGGCAGCGGGTCAAGATGATGCACCACATCTTCTGCTACCAGCCGTCGCCGGTGAAGAAGCACTTCTCCACGGACAGCGAGGAGTCGACTAAGTCACATTCCCGCAAACC GTCCATGGAACTGAAGGATCTGGCCGGGCACAGCCACAGTTTGGATGTACAGGTGCTGGGCACCGAGGAAACCTGGAACACGCCTAGCTTGATGTTGGCCAAAAGCCTGCAGAGCGGGGGAAAGGCCGTCTTCTCGCAG GTTCATCTGGAAATGAATCCCAGCGAGTTCGAATCGGATGAGATTAAGTACTCCATTCTGAAGCAGAACGAACGCACTCGGCTCGAGATATTTGCGGATCTCTTGGGGAAGTACCTGGATGTGCAGGTTCAGGGTGGAGTGGATGTCGATCAGTCGCAGCCTGGAGTGGTCTATCAGCATGCCTATTTCCTCGGCCGCCATGAG ACCAAGTTTGAGCTTTTGGAGAAGTTGCGTTTGCGATGCAGTGGACCCGATAACGTCATAGCAACGCCAAAGCTGACGATCAAATTCTGTGGAAAGGACGACAAGCCACCAGTGGCCAATAACAATGTCCTGCCCATACTGATACATTCCTGTCCGGACGACTTCTCCACCGTAGAGTACTTTGAT CATCTTAAAACGGAGCATATTGGACGACTGGTCATCTATGCACCGGTTGTGAGCAGTTCTATGCATGTCATCAACAACCTGGAACTCATCAACGGCCTGGCTGTGCTGCCCGTGCAACAGACTTCTGGAGTGGGTCGCAGTAATAATCAG TGGCTTAGTCCCCTGGGCTGTGCCATGTTTTCGTTGCAACTCCATCTGGCCATGGACTCAGCGTTGGGCTCTCGGTTGCCTCTTCTGCAGCACCTGGTTGGAGCGGCCATCGTCAATTCTCTACGGGGTCACGAACAGTATGGG GTTTTAGATATTTCTTTAAAGTGGCCAAATGATATATATGCAAATGGGAACCAGAAAATTGGCGGCCTCGTCGTTAACACTACCCTGCAGGGTTCTCAGGCCATCGTCAATATCGGCAGtggaattaatttaaataattcaaAACCAACTGTTTGCATTAACGATTTGATAAGGGAACATAATATCCGTGCTCCCAACAACAAGCTACCTATTCTTAAGTATGAGCTGTTTATTGCCACGATATTTAATGAAATCGAAAGACTTTTGGGCGAGGTACAAAATGGAGACTTTGATAGTTTTTATGCCTTATACTACTCGCTCTGGTTACACAG CGGTCAGACCGTCAAGATTTGCCTCCAAAATGAACAAGAACGGGAAGCCGAAATTGTGGGAATCGATGATTATGGATTTTTGAAGGTGAAACTACCAAATGGAGCCGTAGAAACAGTGCAACCCGATGGAAATAGCTTTGATATGCTAAAGGGATTGATTGTACCCAAGTTCCAGTAG